A stretch of DNA from Desulfosarcina ovata subsp. ovata:
GTTATCCCCATCCCTCACGCATTGTTCACCCGCCGGGAACCCAATGCGAATTTGCTTTCAAGAAATGTTGAAAGCTGAAGGCCCCATGAAAAAATGCCGTCCCGGGTTCCCGGTCGAGTGTGAAACAAATGGTTGGCGTCAGGTTGTTGGTTTTTTGGGAAGCTGCGCTCCATGCCACACCGCAACTATCCAAGCAACATCATCTTTGGCTTTATAAAAAAAACGGTACGGCGATATGATCACTTCTCGGTAGGGGAGTTCTGGAAATTCAGGTATGATTCTTCCGGATTCAGGAAAATCCTCAAGCCGACGCAAGACTTTTTCAGCTTGATTACGAAAATTTAGAGCCGCCGAAGGCTTATCCTTTCGAATATATGATAGCGCAGAAAGGAATTGAGTTTTTGCAGAAGGTGTAAATTTAACCTTCACTAGGGCTCCTTAGACAAAAGGGCATCAGCTTCGGCAAGAACTGTATCAAGATCATACCCCTGACCAGTTTCGATCTCCCTGTCTCCTCTAACCAAAAGGCGCAATAGCTCTTTCTCGTGTTCAGACTCCTCATAGGCATCAACTCCGATAATTACCGCTGATGCTCTACCTCTTTGTGTTATTATTAAAGGGTCCTTGCTTTTTTGCAATTGTTTCAGAAGCTTTGCAGCATCTTGCCTTAAATCGCTTACTGGAATAATATTTGGTAGCTTGCCCATATTGTACCTCCTATGATACTTTTGCTTGTATCACCAACAGGCTTAAAAAAGCAAGCTATTAAAAAAAGGCCATATAAGGGTCGCATCTTAAATATTAAATATATGCAGACATATCTGGAGAGCCGAAAACTTAATAATTAAGATGCGACCCTGTTATTTCCCAATACCGTTCGGCATACATATTGCCGTAACATCTTGTTATTAAAATAAAAAATAGCGCTGGACAAAAAGATCGCTTTGTGTTTTAATCATGGTGGGTACAATTAATTAACCAGGAGGTCTCCATGAGCGAACACATCGACAAAAATGTTTTTCAAACAATTCTATCACCGGTGCTACCATTGATTGAGGTTACTCAAAATAGTCTCCATAATGATTTGGACACTTACAAGCTTTCATTATCATCGTTCACCACAAATTTGCTTTTTGGAATAATAACCAGAATTAAAAGCGTTGGACAAATCGTCACTGAGATCAAAACATCACCAACTGCTAAGGCATTAGGATTGGTCGTCGCATCGAAGTCTATGTATAATGAAGCGTTTAATCGTTATCCCCCAGAAATATTTAAAGATATATTCCATCAGTTGGTAAAAGAATTGGATTTGCATAAAATTCCGGAAATCAGTCATCTTGGAAAAATGCTAATTGTAGATGGTTCGCTTTTTCCGGCCATTTCCAATATGGCATGGGCTTGTTACAAGAAAACCGC
This window harbors:
- a CDS encoding type II toxin-antitoxin system RelE/ParE family toxin, with the translated sequence MKVKFTPSAKTQFLSALSYIRKDKPSAALNFRNQAEKVLRRLEDFPESGRIIPEFPELPYREVIISPYRFFYKAKDDVAWIVAVWHGAQLPKKPTT
- a CDS encoding type II toxin-antitoxin system Phd/YefM family antitoxin, which codes for MGKLPNIIPVSDLRQDAAKLLKQLQKSKDPLIITQRGRASAVIIGVDAYEESEHEKELLRLLVRGDREIETGQGYDLDTVLAEADALLSKEP